AACCTGACCGACCAACCCGCCGGCGTCCCGTTGCCGCGCTATGCGTCGCTCAAGGTGGAGCGCAATGTGGAGAGCAAGGTGGTCGGCAAGACGGCGTCAACCACCGCATCCGCTCCGGGCCTGGTCACACACCCGGACCAGGAATCGGACAAACCGACTGATGTGTCCGGCTTGGCGGGCACCGCCCTGGCCTGGTGGCAACGTCGATCGACAGCCGCTCGTCTTCGGCTGTCCTGCCTGCTCGGTGGCCTGTCGGTCACAGCGGGCGTCGCCCTGACGGCCACTTCGGGATGGCTGATCGTGCAGGCATCGACCCAGCCGGTGGTGCTGACGCTGCTGGTGGCGATCGTGGGCGTGCGCACCTTCGGTATCGCCCGCCCGGTGCTGCACTACGGCGAGCGGGTTGTGTCCCATGATGCGGCGTTGGAGACGCTGGCCAAACGCCGGGTCGATGTGTACCGACGTCTCGTACCACTCACGCCCGCCCGCCTGGGTCGCCGCCACCGGGGCGATCTGTTGACCGCGGTGGTGACCGATCTCGACGACGCGATCGACGCTCAGGTGCGTGTGCTGGTGCCGTGGTGGTCCACCGTGATCGCCGGGGGCTGCGCCGTTGCCATCGTTGCGGTGGCCGTGCCGGTGGCGGCCCTGGTGCTTGCTGTGGGTGGCGCGCTCGCTTTTGGTGTTGCAGCGCTGGGTTCGCGGGCCGAGCAGTCGGCACAAAACGATGCGGTCCGGGCACGCGGCGAGGCGCTGCGGATCACCACGGATCTGGTCGATCGGCTCGATCAGGTGCGTGCGGTCGCGGGTCCGTACCCGCGTGCCGCTGCCGCGCCGATCGGCCGGGTTGAGGATGCCCACGTCCGGCAGGGTGAGGCCGAGGCTCGGCTGATTCGATCGCGCGCGCTCACCTTGGCGATGTTGTGGGCGGTTCTGGCGGCGACGGTGGTCGGCATCATGATGCTCGCATCCGGTGGCCTCAACGGGGGAGCGGTGTCTGCCCCGATTGCAGCACTGGTGGCGTTGGCTCCCATCGCACTCGCCGATGCGTGGGTGGGCTTGGCGGAGATCGGTGGCGCTCGGGCGCGGGCCCGGCAGGCGGAGGTTCGGCTTGATGGCGTGCTCAACCAGAAGCCGGCGGTGAGCGACGACGGCGCCTTGGGGTTGCCCGACGGGGTGCTTCCGGTGACCGCCGAAGCCATCAGTGCTGCGTGGACCGCCGAGCAGCAACCGTTGGGACCCTTCACGCTGCCCATCCTTGGGCCGGGTGTGCGTGCCCAGATCTCGGGGTCAAACGGCATCGGCAAGTCGACGATGCTGGCGGTGCTCGCCCGGCAACTCGAACCGGTCACCGGCACCCACCTGCTGGACGGCATATCCGCCGCCGATGTGCGCCTCGATGTTGCCCGGGCGGACATCGCCGTTGTGGATGATGAACCCCACGCCTTCGCCGGTACCATCCGAGCCAACCTGGCGCTCGCCCGCCCGACGGCGACCGACCATGACCTGTTCGCCGCGGTGGACTCGGCTGACCTGTCGGCCTGGCTCGCCCGTCAGCCCGACGGGCTCGACACGCCGCTGGCCGGGCTCAGCGGGGGCGAGCGAACCCGCCTGGCATTGGCCCGGGCGATCCTGTCGCGGCGCCGGCTGGTGCTGCTGGACGAACCCATCGCCCACTTGGACGAGGCAACCGCCCAGCGAGCGCTCGTTGGGCTTCTGGCCGATGGCGACCTGGCGGTGGTGGCGGTCAGTCACCAGCAGCTGCCCATGATCGACGCCGAGATCGCCCCGCCACCGGTCGAGGCGGTGGGCGCACCGTAGGTGTACCGCCGGGCAGCGGGTTCGCTACGCACCGCCTGACGGAAGATTCCGGTCAGGTTGATGTGAGACACTCGACGTGGATGAGCATCCCGACTCGATCAATGACGATCACAGGGGTGGTTGCCATCCTGCTCGCCATGTGGGGTGTGGCCGGATGTGGCTCCGACGCCGACGAGGTCGTGGCGCGGCCCGGGCAACGCCGTCAGACGGACGGCCCAGCGGCGGTTGCCGGGCGGGCGGGGGGCGAGCGGGCCGCCTTGAGACCGGCCCGCGGCCTGCTCCGCGGCGTTCCGGTATTCAACGGTGACTTCGCTGACCCGTACGTGTTGCGGGTGGGCGATTCCTTCTTTGCGTACAGCACCAACACCGACGACGCGAACGTCCCGATTCTGGTGGTGGAGGACCCCCTCGCAGCGCGGTATCTCGGCGATGCGCTCCCCAAGCTTCCGGAATGGTCCGACCCTGGGTTCGTTTGGGCGCCGGCGGTTCTGGCCGACGTTGAGCGCTATGTCCTCTACTACGTGACGCGTCTTGCCGATACCGAAACGCAGTGCATCTCCAGCGCTGTTTCGGCGGCTCCCTCCGGTCCGTTTGTGGACGACTCGGAGGGGCCCATGGTGTGCCAACGGGACTTGGGCGGGTCGATCGACCCGAGCATCGTCACCGATCGGGATGGGGCGAACTGGCTGCTGTTCAAGAACGATGGCAACTGTTGCGGACTCCCCACGTCGCTCTGGTCCCAGGAACTGGCCCCCGGCGGCCGGTCGCTGCTTGGCGATCCTGCGCGACTGCTCGATGCTCGGGCGGGCTGGGAGGGTGAACTGATCGAAGGACCATCAATGGTGGTGACTCCGGACGACTACCTGCTGTTCTATTCGGCCAACGCCTGGGACAGCGAGCGTTACGCGATTGGCTGGGCGACGTGTGAGTCCGTCTCCGGCCCGTGCCGGCGATCGACGGCGGACCCGTGGATGGACTCCACAAAGTTCGCCCGCGGGCCGGGAGGCCAGGAGTTCTTCGGGGCGCTTGGCGACGTGTGGATGGTGTACCACGGCTGGGAGCCGGGAGACCTCGAAGTGCCTGGGGCGCAGCGCCGTTTATACCTCGAGGTCGTTGAGGTCGCCGACGGTGAACCCCGCCGCGTTGGTGCCCGCAACTCCGGCACTCTTGTTGGGGCGGTCATCGGCGCCACGGTCCTGGTTGGCGGCACGGTTCTCTGGCGGTGGCGGAAGCGACGCGGCCGGTCGCCAGGCCGGGGGTAGGCCACGCTCGACCACCTCCTTGGTGAATCGCTCTAATCTCCCCCGGTGGCTATCGAGCTGGATCACCTGGTGAGCGTCACGCGTGACAACCGTGAGGGCTCCCACCCCGCAATCCTGGTCTCCATGGAACTGATCACCGTTCCCTGGGGTGGCGGAGCGGCGGCGTAGGTCCCAATGGAACGGCTTGTTCGCTGCGTGTTTGGACTGTTCTTGTTCGCCGTGGGAATCACGCTGCTGATTCGGGCCAAGCTTGGAGCCGCCCCCTGGGATGTCTTCCACACGGGCGTTAGCGAACTCACCGGCATCGGCGTTGGAACGGTCATCGTGATCACCGGCGTAGTGCTGCTGTTGTTGTGGATCCCCCTGCGGGTCAGGCCTGGTCTTGGAACGGTCCTGAACGCAGTGCTCATTGGTGCCTTCGTCGACATGATGATGCCGATCGTGCCCGACCTCGATCTGCTACTGCCGCGGGTGCTGATGATGCTCGGGGGAGTGGTCACGATCGCCATCGGGTCCGGCTTTTACATCGGAGCCGGTCTGGGACCTGGGCCACGTGATGGGTTGATGACGGGGCTCTCTGGTCTCAGGCTTGCAGGACGACCGATCTCAATTCGGGTTGCACGGACGTCCGTCGAGGTCGCCGCTTTGGCGATCGGCGTGGCGCTCGGGGGAGCGATCGGCGTGGGCACAGCGGTCTTTGCCTTGGGGATCGGTCCGTTGGTCCAGGTGTTCCTCCCGCCACTCACCATGCCGGAGCGGTCGGGCTTGGCATGATGCCGGACTCACACAAGCTCGCCGATGTTGGTCGAGACCCACGGGTGGAACTGCACTCTGCGCCGATCGAGGATGACCTCAGCTCGGGGGACGCAAAATTGGCAGGAGTGCTTGTAGCGGATGCCGCTACCGGGGGCGAGGAGGGAGCGGCTTTCATCCTTGATGTGACAAAGGCCAGCGTCGTGAAAGTCATCGACAAACAACTGGAGTTCACCACCTGGTCGCCTGCTGACGGTCTACGGGTGCAGTACCGCACCTAAGGCCTCGACTTCGGCCTCGACTTCGGCCTCGGAAAGGCGGGCCGGCCCCAACTGGACCGGTGCGTCACGTATGGGCACCATCTCACCGTGGGCCCACCGACCGAGGTCGAGCAACTCATTGGCCGACCACCACCTGGCCGTCGTGGCGGTCAGCCATCAGGAGCCACCGATGATCGGCGGCGATTTTCAAGCGACTGCGGTCCCGGCGAAGTGTGGGGGCGCGCTCAGCCGAATTTGAGGTCTGTGGCCTTGACCCAGGCGGTCGTGGTGCCCTTGACGACCAGGAATTCTGGCCCCGAGCCCTGTTGGGCGTTGCGGATGGCGACGGCCTTCCAACCCGGGTTGTCCTCTCCAGCGGTCTGCACACACTTCAGCGGTGTAGGCAAGGCAGAGAAGGCCTGCGCCGCAGCCTGTGCCGGATCTGTTGCCTTGGTGGCCAGCCCCCGCGCGAGCGAATCGGCGGCGCTGACAATCGCCCAGATGAATCCGGCGGCGATTGCCGCCAGAAACTTTCGCTCATCGGTCAGCCATTTGATGTCGGTGACCGCGTCGAGCGCGTAGAAGATCGGCAGAATTGAAGCGAGGACGAGTGCGGTTCCACGAGTGGTTCGGAGCGTTCCGGCCTGGATCACATCGACGCTCTTGTCGTCTGCGAATGCGTCCAAAAGGCTTGCCAGCGGAGTTGCCACGACCAGACTCCTTTTGGATGCCGCCCGAATGATTCACTGTAAGTTGCCTGTCAAGGCGGAGCATCCAAGCGAGGCATGGCGGTTTCGACCGGGCCAGCGTGACGGCCGCTGCCGGCGCTGACAGACTGAGCGTCCAT
The nucleotide sequence above comes from Candidatus Microthrix parvicella Bio17-1. Encoded proteins:
- a CDS encoding glycoside hydrolase family 43 protein; amino-acid sequence: MTITGVVAILLAMWGVAGCGSDADEVVARPGQRRQTDGPAAVAGRAGGERAALRPARGLLRGVPVFNGDFADPYVLRVGDSFFAYSTNTDDANVPILVVEDPLAARYLGDALPKLPEWSDPGFVWAPAVLADVERYVLYYVTRLADTETQCISSAVSAAPSGPFVDDSEGPMVCQRDLGGSIDPSIVTDRDGANWLLFKNDGNCCGLPTSLWSQELAPGGRSLLGDPARLLDARAGWEGELIEGPSMVVTPDDYLLFYSANAWDSERYAIGWATCESVSGPCRRSTADPWMDSTKFARGPGGQEFFGALGDVWMVYHGWEPGDLEVPGAQRRLYLEVVEVADGEPRRVGARNSGTLVGAVIGATVLVGGTVLWRWRKRRGRSPGRG
- a CDS encoding YczE/YyaS/YitT family protein; this encodes MERLVRCVFGLFLFAVGITLLIRAKLGAAPWDVFHTGVSELTGIGVGTVIVITGVVLLLLWIPLRVRPGLGTVLNAVLIGAFVDMMMPIVPDLDLLLPRVLMMLGGVVTIAIGSGFYIGAGLGPGPRDGLMTGLSGLRLAGRPISIRVARTSVEVAALAIGVALGGAIGVGTAVFALGIGPLVQVFLPPLTMPERSGLA
- the cydD gene encoding thiol reductant ABC exporter subunit CydD, which gives rise to MGPIDPSLLRALPGARSRVARLAGMGVISGVLALGQAIAVAASVTAIVRGSSLAMPLAVLGAVLVLRGLVSAGDEVVSREAGHQVSGQIRVGLLQRWLASPPERRPNPAEAVALAGPGAQSVEPYVAAYLPALVTAVTVPVLAVLVLAWVDIWSAAILVCTLPLLPFFAALIGMHTEAETARRWGALHALAGHFLDVVRGLPTLVAYGRADHQVEHISTVGDAHRRATVRTLRTAFLSSAALELLATISVAMVAVAVGLRLANGSMDLKVGLTAILLAPEAYWPVRRVGQEFHNAADGSAALDAARPYLETADQQIPAAEADEAERRVAVADVTFGYPDHPHILNRLSLDTSADVGLTVLTGPSGSGKSTLLDLIAGIRTPTSGSIRARRAHLATQRPLVLPGPVADVVRLGAPDASDSACQDALRTVGLWSALAERQGLDTPLGDDGFGLSAGQRTRLALARAQLSDAPLLLLDEPTAHVDVDDVGALRAVVMGLAQERRVIVATHDAALIELADDRWNLTDQPAGVPLPRYASLKVERNVESKVVGKTASTTASAPGLVTHPDQESDKPTDVSGLAGTALAWWQRRSTAARLRLSCLLGGLSVTAGVALTATSGWLIVQASTQPVVLTLLVAIVGVRTFGIARPVLHYGERVVSHDAALETLAKRRVDVYRRLVPLTPARLGRRHRGDLLTAVVTDLDDAIDAQVRVLVPWWSTVIAGGCAVAIVAVAVPVAALVLAVGGALAFGVAALGSRAEQSAQNDAVRARGEALRITTDLVDRLDQVRAVAGPYPRAAAAPIGRVEDAHVRQGEAEARLIRSRALTLAMLWAVLAATVVGIMMLASGGLNGGAVSAPIAALVALAPIALADAWVGLAEIGGARARARQAEVRLDGVLNQKPAVSDDGALGLPDGVLPVTAEAISAAWTAEQQPLGPFTLPILGPGVRAQISGSNGIGKSTMLAVLARQLEPVTGTHLLDGISAADVRLDVARADIAVVDDEPHAFAGTIRANLALARPTATDHDLFAAVDSADLSAWLARQPDGLDTPLAGLSGGERTRLALARAILSRRRLVLLDEPIAHLDEATAQRALVGLLADGDLAVVAVSHQQLPMIDAEIAPPPVEAVGAP